In Mercenaria mercenaria strain notata unplaced genomic scaffold, MADL_Memer_1 contig_1983, whole genome shotgun sequence, the following are encoded in one genomic region:
- the LOC123554723 gene encoding tumor necrosis factor ligand superfamily member 15-like: MEPIFKGIVICVLCLVVVVLATVLALFWTMPDLSNTVTNDKICLPSENGILRCGNAPDLIHDYLERITAEKYDKIKQEDEERQQKYLDENRVRLMAIYDKYFWEMKPAAKLTGKEQSKQNKKSHAEMTPIRVWRHGRELYDTSGFERYGLRYRNGRLVVPVSGTYFIYSHVDFFEPCVPSTGKPNVKNTSIPIKHGIFKFNILDVEESELVSSVQPHTISSNRYFNSYNSYVSTLAELKAGDEISVKVSNITYLKYTRDNYFGLNLV; encoded by the exons ATGGAGCCCATTTTTAAAGGAATAGTTATCTGCGTTTTGTGTTTGGTTGTTGTTGTGTTAGCAACTGTTTTAGCGCTTTTTTGGACAATGCCTGACTTATCAAACACTGTTACTaatgacaaaatatgtttgccatCTGAAAATGGTATTCTTCGTTGTGGAAATGCACCGGATTTAATACATGATTATTTAGAGAGG ATAACGGCTGAAAAATATGACAAGATTAAACAAGAGGACGAAGAGCGGCAACAGAAATACCTAGACGAAAACAGAGTCCGCCTGATGGCcatttatgacaaatatttttgGGAAATGAAGCCAGCTGCTAAACTAACGGGAAAAGAAcagtcaaagcaaaacaaaa agAGTCATGCAGAGATGACGCCGATACGAGTTTGGCGCCATGGGAGAGAACTCTACGATACAAGCGGGTTTGAACGTTACGGCTTGCGATATAGAAATGGTCGTTTAGTTGTCCCTGTATCAGGCACTTACTTCATATATTCTCATGTTGACTTTTTCGAGCCTTGCGTCCCCTCCACCGGTAAACCAAATGTTAAGAATACAAGCATACCAATTAAACACGGTATTTTTAAGTTCAATATCTTGGACGTGGAGGAGTCTGAATTAGTTTCAAGCGTTCAGCCTCACACTATTTCCAGCAATCGATACTTCAACTCGTACAATAGTTACGTATCGACACTTGCTGAATTAAAAGCTGGAGACGAAATATCAGTGAAAGTATCAAATATTACTTATTTGAAATATACGAGAGATAACTATTTTGGCTTGAACCTAGTTTAG